The genomic DNA CGACGGCTTCATCGTGTCGGTCGCAGCGCTCGCAGCAGTGCGGCTGAACCCGTCCTGTCAGCCGTTCCTGCTGCCGTCGCATCAATCGGCCGAGCAGGGGCACCGGCTGGTGCTGCGCGCGCTGAACGTGCAGCCGCTGATCAGCCTCGATCTCAGGCTCGGCGAGGGATCGGGCGCCGCCATCGCGCTACCCTTGGTGCGCAGCGCTTGTGCACTTCACAACGGCATGGCGACCTTTGCCGAAGCCAATGTGCCGGACAGGCCTAGCTGACCCGCTGATTGACCGAGACGACGCGCCATCCGGTCGCGAGGCGATCGATCCGGGTCAGCGACAGCGGCTCGATCACGAAGCGCAAGGCGGCTTGCGGCGTGAGATCCAGCGCGATGCACAGCGCGGCGCGGATGGTGCCGGAATGCACAACGAGCGTGGCCGGTCCGGTCCCGATCCGCGACAGGCCTAGCCGGACACGCGTGACCTGATCCGCAAAGCTTTCGCCGCCCGGTGGCCGCCCGCCGGCCGGATCATTCCAGAACTGGGCGTAAGTCTCGTCGCCGGTCGCAGCGAGCGCGTCGTGCCGATGGCCGGTCCAGTCGCCGAAATCCTGCTCGCGGAATTCGCTGACCAGCTCCGGTTCGAGACCCAGCGCGCGCGCCGTCTCGACCGTACGCCGCGACGGGCTGGCATAGCTGGCGGCATTCCGCGGCAGATGGCGCTGCAGCGCCTCCAATTGCGCGCGATCGCCGAGGTCGGCCGGTGCGTCGGCGGCGTGGATGGTGCCTTTGATGCCGTCGACCGGCGCGTGCCGGATCAGCCAGAGGAAGGTCTCGCCTTCCATGCTCAAACACTCCAAGGAAGTTGGTTGCTGTGGCAATAACGTCGCACGGGATACATTGACTCTGTCCTGATGGTAATCCTAGATGCTCGCGACGGTTTCCCCGAGAGGGGATGAAAAGGGAATGCGGTGCGGGGACATTGTCTCCAATGCCGCGGCTGCCCCCGCAACTGTAAGCGGCGAATCTTGCATCACGAGCCACTGGGCATCTCGGTCCCGGGAAGGCGACGCAAGGTACTGACCCGCGAGCCAGGAGACCTGCCGTCAGCCGTGGTCACACGCGAAGATGTCGGTCGGGGAGTACAGACATTCGGCTTCATCGGACGGCCGCAAGGCCAAAGGTGAGACCTCGTTCGCTGTGACGTGCCACTGACGTCATACCGAGGTTTTGTGCCGTGTCTTCCATCCGCATCCTACGACCGCGCCGCTTCCTGATCGCCTCCGCAGCGCTCACGTTGGCAGTGGCCGATCTGCCCGCCGCGATGGCGCAGCAGGCTCGCGAACGGCTGCCGGCGGTCGAAATCTCGCCGGCCCAATCCCGCAAGCAGGCGAAGCCTGCTGGCCGGGAGGGGCAAAGCGCCCGCCGCGCGTCCTCGCACAGATCCGCTGCTACGGCAGCGCCAAAGCCTGCGGTGCCTGGCGATGGCGTACAGACGCAGGCGGCGACACCGCTCAACAGCAATGCGGTGGCCGAAAGCGCCTCGCGGCTCGGCCTGACGGTGCGCGAGACGCCGGCGACCGTCGAGGTGATCTCTGCCGAGACCATGCGCGAGCAGGGCTATCGCACCGTGTCCGAGGTGGCGCAGGGCGCGGTCGGCGTCACCTCCGGGGATGCGCCGGGGGAGCCGGCAGGTTTCTCGATGCGCGGCTTCACCAACAGTCAGATCAACACGCTCTACAACGGCATCAAGATCGGCCCGCAGAACATGACCTCGCGGATCATGGACACCGCCAATCTGGAAGCCGTGGAGTTCTTGAAGGGACCGGCCTCGCTGATCTCGGGCGAGGGCGCCGCCGGCGGTGCGATCAATTTCGTCACCAAGCAGCCGCATACGGGGCCGATCCGGAACGAGGCTGACTTCTCCTGGGATTCGCTGAACTCGTTCCGCGCGCATTACGGCTCGGGCGGCAGCACCAACGTGCAGGGCCTCGACTATCGCTTCGACATCAGCCGTTCCTCGCTCAACGGCTTTGTCGACGACACCAATACCAAGATGCTGGATGTGTCGGGTCAGCTCAACTACCGCATCTCCGACAGCCTCAAGGTCTGGGGCGCGATCGAATATCGCGAGGATCGCGGCAAGGCCTATTGGGGCGCACCGCTTGTGCCGGTCGCTTTCAGCGGCGCGCATGCGACGAGCGGGATCGTGTCCGGCAATTACGTCTCGAACTACAACAAGACCAACCTCGGCGCCGTCACCATCGACGACCGGACCTTCAACACCAATTACAACGTTCTCGACAATCGCAACGTGGCGCAGGAGGTGTGGCTCCGCGGTGGCTTCGAGCTGAAGCTGGCGCCCGACCTGATCCTGAAGAGCCAGGCCTATGGCTACGGCGCCGAGCGCACGTGGTTCAACAATGAGGTTGAGGCGTTCAATTCCGGAACGAACCTGGTCGATCGCGAGCGCTTTTACGTCGCCCATAGCCAGCGTCTCGTCGGCAATGTCACAGACCTGATCTGGGACACAGACATCGCCGGCTTCGACAACCGGTTGGTCACGACGTTGTCCTCGAGCTATCTCGATTTCGTCAGGCCGGGCGCCGCCAATTTCCCCGGCGATTCCGTGTCCCTCGTCGATCCCAACCGCGGCTTCTACGGCACGCTCACGACCAAGCGGCAGACCGCCCGGATCGACAACGAGGCGCTGTCGTTCGAGGACCGGCTGAAGCTGACGCGGACGTTCTCGCTGATCGGCGGCCTGCGCGTCGAGCATATCGGGCTCGACCGCAACTCGATGGACTCCGCGGGGCTCGTGAACGCGGGTTTCCCTTACACCAAGGACTGGGCCCCGGTGACCGGGCGCATCGGCTACACCTGGGAAGCCGTGCCGGGCCTGACCTTCTTCAGCCAGTACGCCACCGGCGCGGACGTCTCGGCCAACAACATCTTTTTGCTATCACCGACCCAGCCGCTCGATCTCACGACCGCGCGCACCTACGAGACCGGGGTCAAGCACCTGTTCTGGGACAACAGGGCGGAATGGTCGTTCTCGGCCTACGACATCCTGCGCAAGAACGTCTATGCCGCCGCCGGCGGGCAGGCGCTCAATATCGCCGGGCGGCAGGAGTCCAAGGGCGTCGAGCTTGCCGCCTCGGTGCGCCCGATCGATCCGCTGCGGCTGTGGGGCAACATCGCCTATGTCGATGCGCGCTATGCCGATTACGACTTCGTCGGCGGATCGTTCTCCGGCAACACGCCGCCGAACGTACCGCGCATCGTCGCCAATGCCGGCGCATCGTATCGGTTCTTCACGCCCTGGCCGGTGGAGCTCGGAATCACCGGCCGCCATGTCGGCGACCGCTACAACACCGACGCCAACACGGTGACGATGAAGGCTTACACCGTCGCCGACGTCTACGCCTTCGTCGACATTCCCAAGACCGTATTTGGCGCTGTCGACCAGGCCCGCCTGACCTTCCGCGTCCGCAACATCACCGACAAGCGCTACGCGATCTGGGGCGATCCGTTCTATCCCGATCAGATCCTGCTCGGCGCGCCGCGCACCTATGAACTCTCGGCGGCGTTCAAATGGTAGGGCGCTGACCGCATGATGGCCGCGATCGTCCTGCTGCATCGCTGGCTCGGGATCGCGTTCTGCCTGCTGTTCGCGATGTGGTTCGCGACGGGAATCGTGATGCACTTCGTTCCGTTTCCGTCGCTGACGGAAGCGGAGCGCTTTGCCGGTCTTGCGCCGCTGGACCGGACGGATGCGCGGATCGCGGTTGCCGATGCCGTCGTCGCGAGCGGAATCACGGACGCCACGCGTGTCAGGCTGATCCGGCGAAGCGATGGGCTCGCTTATGTCATTACGGGACCATCGCGCCTGCGCGCCGTGCGCGGCTCCGACGGGAGCGACGCAGAGGTGGTGTCCTCCGATGTGGCGCTCGCCATCGGGCGGGATCACGCCCGCAACCGCGGGCTCGATGCCGCGCACGCAACCTTGCTCGCGAAGGCGGATTACGATCAATGGACCGTGCCGAACGGCTTCGATCGTCACCGGCCGTTGTTTCGCATCGCCCTCGGCGATGCCGCCGGAACGGAGCTCTATGTCTCCTCGCGCACCGGCGAGGTCGTCCTGGATACGACGCGAGGCGAGCGCGGCTGGAATTGGGCCGGCAGCGTGCTGCACTGGATCTACCCGACGGTGCTGAGACGCGACTGGGCGCTGTGGGACGGCGTCGTCTGGACATTGTCGTTGTTGGCCTTGATCGCAGCCGTGCTGGGTGCGGCGCTCGGAATCGCGCAGATCAGGACGAGGAATGGCCGCCCCGCAACGCCTTATCGCGGGTGGCACGCATGGCATCACGTCCTTGGCCTTGCCGCGACGCTGTTCGTGCTCAGCTGGATCTTCAGCGGCTGGCTCTCGATGGACCATGGCCGGCTGTTCTCGCGCGGACAGCTGACGGGCTCGGAAGCTGGCGCCGCGTACGCCGTGCCCCGCTGGACGGAGGCACTGTCGCTGGAGCGGACGCCACTGGCGTCATCGGTCTGGGAAGCCGAATGGTTCGGCTTCGATGGCGAGGTCTATCGTCGCGATCGGCTCGCGCTGGCTTCGCAGAAATTGATCAGGACCAAAGATACATCCGGCGCGGGACAAGCCGGCGTCCTGAGCGCGGGCGAGGTTCGGGGCTTGACGTCCCGCCTTGCCAAAGATTGCGGCATCCCAGGCGTTTTGGCCGGCAATGATGATTATCCCGCACGATCCGCCGTACCAAGTGCGCCGGTCTACCGGGTGCATTGCGGCGAGCTCTGGTTCGATATCGACGGCGCCGACGGCAATGTGCTGCAAAGGCTGGATGCCTCGCGGCGCGCCTATCGCTGGTTCTACGCCGCGTTGCACACGCTGGATTTTCCGATCCTCATGGCGCATCCGCTTCTGCGCGATATCCTGATCGTCGGGCTCTGTGCAATCGGATTCGTGTTTTCCATGACCGGCGTCGTCATCGGCTGGCGGCGCCTGCGGCTGTCTCTGAGGGTCTGACTCCAGGCGAACCAGCCGGCCCGAATGGCGGTGAGATCCCGCTGGCGAAGGTCCGGTTAGTGGCATACCATTTGCACGCCAATGGGTTCTGGTTTCACCTGCCCTTGGCCAACGACGGCCGGCATCACAGCATTACTGGGAGGACGTCATGGATCGCAGGACCGTATTGAAGGGACTTGCCGGCGCGGGCGGTCTGGCATTGACCGGCCTCTCGGCCCCGGCGATCGCGCAAGGCGCATCAGCCCGTACCCTCCGCTTCGTGCCGCAGGCCAA from Bradyrhizobium sp. CCBAU 53351 includes the following:
- a CDS encoding histidine phosphatase family protein gives rise to the protein MEGETFLWLIRHAPVDGIKGTIHAADAPADLGDRAQLEALQRHLPRNAASYASPSRRTVETARALGLEPELVSEFREQDFGDWTGHRHDALAATGDETYAQFWNDPAGGRPPGGESFADQVTRVRLGLSRIGTGPATLVVHSGTIRAALCIALDLTPQAALRFVIEPLSLTRIDRLATGWRVVSVNQRVS
- a CDS encoding TonB-dependent siderophore receptor translates to MSSIRILRPRRFLIASAALTLAVADLPAAMAQQARERLPAVEISPAQSRKQAKPAGREGQSARRASSHRSAATAAPKPAVPGDGVQTQAATPLNSNAVAESASRLGLTVRETPATVEVISAETMREQGYRTVSEVAQGAVGVTSGDAPGEPAGFSMRGFTNSQINTLYNGIKIGPQNMTSRIMDTANLEAVEFLKGPASLISGEGAAGGAINFVTKQPHTGPIRNEADFSWDSLNSFRAHYGSGGSTNVQGLDYRFDISRSSLNGFVDDTNTKMLDVSGQLNYRISDSLKVWGAIEYREDRGKAYWGAPLVPVAFSGAHATSGIVSGNYVSNYNKTNLGAVTIDDRTFNTNYNVLDNRNVAQEVWLRGGFELKLAPDLILKSQAYGYGAERTWFNNEVEAFNSGTNLVDRERFYVAHSQRLVGNVTDLIWDTDIAGFDNRLVTTLSSSYLDFVRPGAANFPGDSVSLVDPNRGFYGTLTTKRQTARIDNEALSFEDRLKLTRTFSLIGGLRVEHIGLDRNSMDSAGLVNAGFPYTKDWAPVTGRIGYTWEAVPGLTFFSQYATGADVSANNIFLLSPTQPLDLTTARTYETGVKHLFWDNRAEWSFSAYDILRKNVYAAAGGQALNIAGRQESKGVELAASVRPIDPLRLWGNIAYVDARYADYDFVGGSFSGNTPPNVPRIVANAGASYRFFTPWPVELGITGRHVGDRYNTDANTVTMKAYTVADVYAFVDIPKTVFGAVDQARLTFRVRNITDKRYAIWGDPFYPDQILLGAPRTYELSAAFKW
- a CDS encoding PepSY domain-containing protein yields the protein MMAAIVLLHRWLGIAFCLLFAMWFATGIVMHFVPFPSLTEAERFAGLAPLDRTDARIAVADAVVASGITDATRVRLIRRSDGLAYVITGPSRLRAVRGSDGSDAEVVSSDVALAIGRDHARNRGLDAAHATLLAKADYDQWTVPNGFDRHRPLFRIALGDAAGTELYVSSRTGEVVLDTTRGERGWNWAGSVLHWIYPTVLRRDWALWDGVVWTLSLLALIAAVLGAALGIAQIRTRNGRPATPYRGWHAWHHVLGLAATLFVLSWIFSGWLSMDHGRLFSRGQLTGSEAGAAYAVPRWTEALSLERTPLASSVWEAEWFGFDGEVYRRDRLALASQKLIRTKDTSGAGQAGVLSAGEVRGLTSRLAKDCGIPGVLAGNDDYPARSAVPSAPVYRVHCGELWFDIDGADGNVLQRLDASRRAYRWFYAALHTLDFPILMAHPLLRDILIVGLCAIGFVFSMTGVVIGWRRLRLSLRV